The proteins below are encoded in one region of Ornithinimicrobium avium:
- a CDS encoding OsmC family protein — MATHTYELELAWTGDRGVGTTGYRDYSRDVRATSDGRPVLELSADKPFRGDPQRWNPELLLLAALGECQLLSFLHIAVRHGVRVTSYHDSPLGWLEQEGLGGRFTRVLLRPRVTVTDASHVDLVPELHDEAARACFIASSVNFPIQHEPVTTIGRNTL; from the coding sequence ATGGCGACGCACACCTACGAGCTCGAGCTCGCCTGGACCGGGGACCGCGGGGTCGGGACGACCGGCTACCGCGACTACTCCCGGGACGTGCGGGCCACCAGCGACGGCCGGCCCGTCCTCGAGCTGTCGGCCGACAAGCCTTTTCGCGGGGACCCGCAGCGGTGGAACCCTGAGCTGCTCCTGCTGGCCGCGCTCGGCGAGTGCCAACTGCTCTCCTTCCTCCACATCGCGGTCCGCCACGGTGTCAGGGTGACGTCCTACCACGACTCCCCCCTGGGCTGGTTGGAGCAGGAGGGGCTCGGCGGACGCTTCACACGCGTCCTGCTGCGACCGCGGGTCACGGTGACGGACGCCTCGCACGTCGACCTCGTGCCCGAGCTGCACGACGAGGCGGCACGGGCCTGCTTCATCGCGTCGTCGGTGAACTTCCCGATCCAGCACGAGCCGGTCACGACGATCGGACGGAATACCCTCTAG
- a CDS encoding glycoside hydrolase family 36 protein: protein MSAEEHWEQIAEIEVDPQRAAVYEEGWQSWSPTRAYRFGPIPARPRHAKEIAMHFRADRLAPVSAYQGEGLLAVDPGADGPVQVFGLQDASVGVASIRAEANGDKLVISSDGPVRQVSSRGGLGAALGAWADEHAAAAGVGPLRPAPTIWCSWYQYFTQVTEVDIIENLEEMRRLELPVDVVQIDDGYQAEIGDWLDLSGRFESLPGLTARILDQGRRAGLWVAPFLVGSRSRLAAEHPDWLVSGADAGNNWGQDLCVLDVTHPNAAAYLTEVFTSFLDMGFDFFKLDFTYAGALRGRRHEDLPSITAYRRGIELIREAVGDSYLLGCGAPIFPSVGLFDGMRVGCDISATYEPHGEDLSVPSQVDATKNVEARAWQHGRFWVNDPDCLVARPDGVAKRPEWAALIERYGGLRGSSDRLAALDEWGLEVTRRLLSEVPPPTPFD from the coding sequence GTGAGCGCCGAGGAGCATTGGGAGCAAATCGCCGAGATCGAGGTGGACCCTCAGCGGGCGGCCGTCTACGAGGAGGGATGGCAGTCCTGGAGCCCTACCCGGGCGTACCGTTTCGGCCCGATCCCTGCGCGCCCACGGCACGCCAAGGAGATCGCGATGCACTTTCGAGCCGACCGGTTGGCGCCCGTCAGCGCCTACCAGGGTGAGGGGTTGCTCGCGGTCGACCCGGGGGCCGACGGCCCGGTGCAGGTCTTCGGGCTCCAGGACGCCTCGGTCGGGGTGGCCTCGATCCGCGCCGAAGCGAACGGCGACAAGCTCGTGATCAGCTCCGACGGGCCCGTGCGGCAGGTCTCGTCGCGGGGCGGCCTCGGGGCGGCGCTCGGAGCATGGGCAGATGAACATGCCGCCGCAGCGGGGGTCGGCCCCCTACGACCCGCGCCCACCATCTGGTGCTCCTGGTACCAGTACTTCACCCAGGTGACCGAGGTCGACATCATCGAGAACCTCGAGGAGATGCGGCGGCTGGAGCTGCCGGTCGACGTGGTGCAGATCGACGATGGCTACCAAGCCGAGATCGGCGACTGGCTCGATCTCTCCGGTCGCTTCGAGTCCCTTCCAGGACTGACCGCACGGATCCTCGACCAGGGGCGGCGGGCAGGACTGTGGGTGGCGCCCTTCCTCGTCGGCAGCCGTTCCCGGTTGGCGGCAGAACACCCGGACTGGCTCGTCAGCGGCGCGGACGCCGGCAACAACTGGGGCCAAGACCTCTGCGTCCTCGACGTGACCCACCCCAACGCGGCCGCCTACCTCACCGAGGTCTTCACCAGCTTCCTCGACATGGGGTTCGACTTCTTCAAACTCGACTTCACCTACGCCGGCGCGCTGCGTGGGCGCCGGCACGAGGACCTGCCGTCGATCACGGCATACCGGCGGGGCATCGAGCTGATCCGGGAGGCGGTCGGTGACTCCTACCTGCTCGGCTGCGGGGCACCCATCTTCCCCTCGGTCGGGCTCTTCGACGGGATGCGGGTCGGCTGCGACATCAGCGCGACCTACGAGCCGCACGGCGAGGACCTCAGCGTCCCCTCGCAGGTGGACGCCACCAAGAACGTCGAGGCGCGGGCCTGGCAGCACGGGCGGTTCTGGGTCAACGACCCTGATTGCCTCGTCGCGCGCCCGGACGGTGTCGCGAAGCGGCCGGAGTGGGCCGCTCTTATCGAGCGGTACGGGGGCCTCCGCGGCTCGAGCGACCGACTCGCAGCGCTCGACGAATGGGGATTGGAGGTGACCCGGCGGCTGCTCAGCGAGGTCCCGCCACCTACGCCGTTCGACTGA
- a CDS encoding tyrosine-type recombinase/integrase, giving the protein MVRAPRTLPRILTPQEVDALTAALRTHRDRAMVAAMLLGGLRRCEVLGLRLEDLRPGERRVFVADGKGGHQRYVPIAPAFFVHLGAYLDTERPAEAGTGQDDGGGTGRVFVCLKRPRRGRPLSADGLDEVLQGARRRAGLDRATCHQLRHTCLTRLRTAGMPLEAVQAQAGHASIESTRMYLHLGEDWLAAQYRAASEVIDAQVFAIDPPLSPPPTPVPFFTSTTDRPGPALPGRSS; this is encoded by the coding sequence TTGGTCCGGGCGCCACGGACACTGCCCAGAATCCTGACCCCGCAGGAGGTCGACGCCCTCACCGCGGCCCTGCGCACCCACCGCGACCGGGCCATGGTCGCGGCGATGCTGCTCGGCGGGCTGCGCCGCTGCGAGGTCCTGGGCCTGCGGCTGGAGGACCTTCGCCCCGGTGAGCGGCGCGTGTTCGTGGCCGACGGCAAGGGCGGGCACCAGCGGTACGTGCCGATCGCGCCCGCGTTCTTCGTCCACCTCGGCGCCTACCTGGACACTGAGCGGCCCGCGGAGGCCGGCACCGGCCAGGACGACGGCGGCGGCACCGGCCGGGTCTTCGTGTGCCTCAAGAGGCCCCGGCGCGGTCGCCCGTTGAGCGCGGACGGGCTGGACGAGGTCCTGCAGGGTGCCCGCCGCCGTGCCGGGCTGGACCGGGCGACGTGCCACCAGCTGCGCCACACCTGCCTGACCCGGCTGCGGACCGCGGGGATGCCGCTGGAAGCGGTGCAGGCACAGGCTGGGCACGCCTCGATCGAGTCCACCCGGATGTACCTGCACCTGGGCGAGGACTGGCTCGCCGCCCAGTACCGCGCCGCCTCGGAGGTGATCGACGCCCAGGTCTTCGCCATCGACCCACCGCTGTCGCCACCACCGACGCCCGTCCCGTTCTTCACGAGCACCACCGACCGTCCCGGACCCGCGCTCCCCGGGCGGTCCTCATGA
- a CDS encoding 6-pyruvoyl trahydropterin synthase family protein, with protein MVSRTVHVVRELSFAAARSLPHVWGGRTSPHPYRVALTVAGELDTHGMVVDWGVLDRLAAPALEQLDGGDLVALLGTPSAEIIALWLLDQLEPAVPGLVSVQVWETERASALVHVR; from the coding sequence ATGGTCTCCCGCACCGTCCACGTGGTCCGCGAGCTCTCCTTCGCGGCGGCCCGGTCGCTGCCGCACGTCTGGGGCGGCCGCACGAGCCCACATCCCTACCGGGTCGCGCTCACCGTGGCGGGCGAGCTCGACACGCACGGCATGGTGGTCGACTGGGGTGTGCTGGACCGGCTGGCCGCGCCCGCGCTGGAGCAGCTCGACGGCGGCGACCTCGTCGCGCTGCTCGGCACGCCGTCGGCCGAGATCATCGCCCTCTGGCTGCTCGACCAGCTCGAGCCGGCCGTGCCCGGACTGGTCAGCGTGCAGGTGTGGGAGACGGAGCGCGCCTCGGCGCTCGTCCACGTGCGATAG
- a CDS encoding heavy metal translocating P-type ATPase, with protein sequence MEHHSQLDEHQEHQEHQEHQEHQEDGGHGHGGHGHGDHGDHVAQFRRLFWIMLVVAVPVVAFSPMFAGLVGYELPDAGWTGWISPVLGVVVYAWGGQPFLTGAVDEIRGRSPGMMLLISLAITVAFLSSLGASLGLLHHELEFWWELALLVVIMLLGHWIEMRSLAQTTSALDSLAALLPDEAERVEDGEVVRVAPSDLAVGDVVLVRPGGAVPADARVVEGAAAMDESMVTGESRTVRREVGDTVVAGTVATDSGLRVEVTATGDETALAGIQRLVADAQSSSSRAQRLADRAAAWLFWFALGAAIVTALVWMLLGMPDAAVVRTITVLVIACPHALGLAIPLVVSIATERAARGGVLVKDRLALESMRTVEAVLFDKTGTLTRGEPAVTAVEPAQGHDVDEVLALAAAAESDSEHPLARAITGAAGARALQVPSSTGFSSSPAVGVTASVEGRQVRVGGPYLLDEHDLQEVAVAEDWHAEGATVLHVLVDGEPVGALRVADEIRPESREAVDALHALGRSVVMITGDARPVAEAVAAELGIDRVFAGVRPEDKSAIVAQLQQEGRKVAFVGDGVNDAPALAQADVGIAIGAGTDVAIASAGVILASSDPRSVLSVIELSRASYAKMKQNLWWAAGYNLLAVPLAAGVLAPVGFVLPMSVGAILMSLSTVVVALNAQLLRRLDLRPEASAGRHLEAAVS encoded by the coding sequence ATGGAACATCACTCGCAGCTCGACGAGCACCAGGAGCACCAGGAGCACCAGGAGCACCAGGAGCACCAGGAGGACGGTGGCCACGGGCACGGTGGCCACGGGCACGGAGATCACGGTGACCACGTCGCCCAGTTCCGCCGGCTCTTCTGGATCATGCTCGTCGTGGCGGTCCCGGTGGTCGCGTTCAGTCCGATGTTCGCCGGGCTGGTGGGCTACGAGCTTCCCGACGCAGGATGGACCGGATGGATCTCTCCTGTCCTCGGCGTCGTCGTCTACGCCTGGGGAGGTCAGCCGTTCCTGACCGGCGCGGTCGACGAGATCCGCGGGCGCAGCCCCGGCATGATGCTGCTCATCAGTCTGGCCATCACCGTCGCCTTCCTCTCTTCGCTCGGGGCCAGCCTGGGGCTGCTGCACCACGAGCTGGAGTTCTGGTGGGAGCTGGCCCTGCTGGTCGTGATCATGCTGCTGGGCCACTGGATCGAGATGCGCTCGTTGGCCCAGACCACCTCGGCGCTGGACTCCTTGGCCGCGCTGCTGCCCGACGAGGCGGAGCGGGTCGAGGACGGTGAGGTCGTGCGCGTGGCCCCCTCGGACCTGGCGGTCGGCGACGTGGTGCTGGTCCGCCCCGGCGGCGCGGTCCCGGCCGACGCCAGGGTCGTGGAAGGGGCGGCGGCCATGGACGAGTCCATGGTCACCGGCGAGTCGCGCACGGTGCGCCGGGAGGTCGGCGACACCGTCGTCGCGGGCACGGTCGCGACAGACTCCGGGCTGCGGGTCGAGGTGACCGCCACCGGCGACGAGACCGCACTGGCCGGGATCCAGCGTCTCGTCGCCGACGCCCAGTCCTCCTCCTCGCGGGCGCAGCGGCTCGCCGACCGGGCAGCCGCGTGGTTGTTCTGGTTCGCGCTCGGAGCCGCGATCGTCACTGCTCTCGTCTGGATGCTCCTGGGCATGCCGGACGCCGCCGTCGTCCGCACGATCACCGTCCTGGTCATCGCCTGCCCCCATGCGCTGGGCCTGGCAATCCCGCTCGTGGTCTCGATCGCGACCGAGCGCGCGGCCCGCGGGGGCGTGCTGGTCAAGGACCGACTGGCGCTGGAGAGCATGCGCACCGTGGAGGCCGTCCTCTTCGACAAGACGGGCACCCTGACCAGGGGTGAGCCGGCGGTCACCGCCGTCGAGCCGGCGCAGGGTCACGATGTCGACGAGGTGCTGGCGCTCGCAGCCGCCGCCGAGTCCGACAGCGAGCACCCGCTCGCGCGGGCCATCACCGGCGCCGCCGGGGCCCGCGCCCTCCAGGTCCCGTCCTCGACCGGCTTCTCCTCCTCCCCCGCCGTCGGAGTGACCGCCTCCGTCGAGGGCCGCCAGGTGCGGGTGGGCGGGCCGTATCTGCTCGACGAGCACGACCTGCAGGAGGTGGCGGTGGCCGAGGACTGGCACGCCGAGGGCGCGACGGTGCTCCACGTCCTCGTCGACGGCGAACCGGTCGGTGCCCTGCGGGTCGCCGACGAGATCCGTCCGGAGTCGCGCGAGGCGGTCGACGCGCTGCACGCGCTCGGACGTTCCGTGGTGATGATCACCGGCGACGCCCGGCCGGTCGCGGAGGCGGTGGCTGCCGAGCTCGGCATCGACCGCGTCTTCGCCGGCGTGCGCCCCGAGGACAAGTCCGCCATCGTCGCGCAGCTGCAGCAGGAGGGCCGCAAGGTGGCCTTCGTGGGGGACGGCGTCAACGACGCCCCCGCGCTGGCCCAGGCCGACGTCGGCATCGCGATCGGCGCCGGCACGGACGTCGCGATCGCCTCGGCCGGGGTGATCCTCGCCAGCTCCGACCCGCGCTCCGTCCTCTCCGTGATCGAGCTGTCGCGGGCGAGCTACGCCAAGATGAAGCAGAACCTGTGGTGGGCGGCCGGCTACAACCTGCTCGCGGTGCCGCTCGCCGCTGGCGTGCTGGCGCCCGTCGGTTTCGTGCTCCCGATGAGCGTCGGCGCGATCCTGATGTCGTTGTCCACCGTGGTCGTCGCCCTCAACGCCCAGCTGCTGCGCCGACTGGACCTGCGCCCGGAAGCGAGCGCGGGCCGTCACCTGGAGGCCGCGGTCTCCTGA
- a CDS encoding tyrosine-type recombinase/integrase, with protein MRRGRRRLRPPNPYAAIPFATWEQLTETVPAIADVMVRYVEQVACILRPGSVVGTDLDLRSFATYLLRCHPQVRTVAAIGRAQIEGYKPWLLARPGQNKPHLTPATIAHRLGVLRMFFVRIDEWGWPEAPPRVPMFHGDIPVQDHALPKALDDTSASALLRAAQADKRQLIGLTVEVLLRTGLRVGEYTALRSDAVVLIAETYWLHVPVGKLHEDRYLPLHPHLVELIGAYRAAHVTHGHELLIPYENGRQLDRHAVTRFINKAGTAAGLAHINPHRLRHTLATQAINRGMSLEAIAAMLGHKSLDMTLVYARIATAPSPRSTSRSPPRSTPSTPRPRNFPPRTSGRTWPASTASTTASWATATAPGPRSWTASTRASASPARSSRPPSSSVPPFSPSAPTPAPRARPGARRSTTSSSPASTPPRPLDNDHPHNADVRMLAEAPSNRPDTPKNGRPHMTKPASSNAAGRAP; from the coding sequence ATGAGGCGCGGACGCCGGCGGCTGCGCCCGCCGAACCCCTACGCGGCGATCCCGTTCGCCACCTGGGAGCAGCTCACCGAGACGGTCCCGGCGATCGCCGACGTCATGGTCCGCTACGTCGAGCAGGTCGCCTGCATCCTGCGCCCGGGCAGCGTGGTCGGCACCGACCTGGACCTGCGCTCCTTCGCGACCTACCTGCTCCGGTGCCACCCGCAGGTGCGCACGGTCGCAGCGATCGGCCGTGCCCAGATCGAGGGCTACAAACCGTGGCTGCTGGCCCGCCCGGGACAGAACAAGCCGCACCTGACTCCGGCCACCATCGCCCACCGGCTCGGGGTGCTGCGGATGTTCTTCGTCCGCATCGACGAATGGGGCTGGCCCGAGGCCCCGCCCCGGGTGCCGATGTTCCACGGCGACATCCCCGTCCAGGACCACGCCCTGCCCAAGGCCCTCGACGACACCTCGGCCTCCGCGCTGCTGCGCGCCGCGCAGGCCGACAAGCGCCAGCTCATCGGCCTCACCGTGGAAGTCCTTCTGCGCACCGGCCTGCGCGTCGGGGAGTACACCGCCCTGAGGTCCGACGCCGTCGTCCTCATCGCAGAGACCTACTGGCTGCACGTGCCGGTCGGCAAGCTGCACGAGGACCGCTACCTGCCCCTGCACCCGCACCTGGTCGAGCTCATCGGCGCCTACCGGGCCGCGCACGTCACTCACGGTCACGAGCTGCTCATCCCCTACGAGAACGGTCGCCAGCTCGACCGGCATGCCGTCACCCGGTTCATCAACAAGGCCGGGACCGCCGCTGGGCTGGCTCACATCAACCCTCACCGCCTGCGCCACACCCTGGCCACCCAGGCCATCAACCGAGGCATGTCGCTGGAGGCGATCGCCGCGATGCTCGGCCACAAGTCCCTGGACATGACCCTGGTCTACGCCAGGATCGCAACCGCACCGTCGCCCAGGAGTACTTCGCGGTCGCCGCCAAGGTCGACGCCCTCTACACCGCGCCCGCGAAACTTCCCGCCGAGGACCTCGGGCCGAACATGGCCCGCCTCAACCGCGAGCACCACCGCCTCCTGGGCAACGGCTACTGCACCAGGCCCAAGGTCATGGACTGCGAGTACGAGAGCATCTGCGAGTCCTGCACGTTCTTCCAGACCACCATCGAGTTCCGTCCCGCCCTTCTCGCCCAGCGCGCCGACGCCTGCGCCAAGGGCCAGACCCGGCGCGCGGCGATCTACGACGAGCTCATCACCGGCCTCGACACCACCGAGGCCTCTTGACAACGATCACCCACATAACGCCGATGTCCGGATGTTGGCTGAGGCTCCCTCTAACCGGCCGGACACGCCCAAGAACGGACGGCCGCACATGACAAAGCCTGCTTCGAGCAACGCTGCCGGACGGGCACCGTAA
- a CDS encoding cold-shock protein produces the protein MTEGTVRWFDADRGFGFIAVEQEAEDVYVHASEIISDDAMKLLREGQVVSLEIGEGDRGPQARRVRVLADRVADTPTGLLGTVSWYEPAKGYGFITPDGGGDEIFVHSSAIVGGGVVWQGQRVAFLLVEGEKGAQADHLLPLGTQAAQPVVASDGADGTVSWFDGDKGFGFITPESGGPDVFVHVRALTDGLSELDEGDRVMYDVVVSERGPQARDVRLARSWTPGGAPATSTTRARAGRGEGSDVPARGGEGVVVRYDAERGFGFIAPDTGGADLFVHVSVLRGAEALHQGDRVRYQVRQSDRGPQADRVERV, from the coding sequence GTGACCGAGGGAACCGTCCGCTGGTTCGATGCCGACCGGGGGTTCGGCTTCATCGCCGTGGAGCAGGAGGCGGAGGACGTGTACGTGCATGCGTCCGAGATCATCAGCGACGACGCGATGAAGCTGCTCCGGGAGGGACAGGTGGTCTCGCTGGAGATCGGCGAGGGGGACCGCGGCCCGCAGGCACGCCGCGTCCGGGTCCTGGCCGACCGGGTTGCCGACACACCGACGGGGCTGCTCGGCACGGTCTCCTGGTACGAGCCTGCCAAGGGGTACGGCTTCATCACGCCCGACGGTGGTGGTGACGAGATCTTCGTGCACAGCTCGGCCATCGTGGGGGGCGGGGTGGTCTGGCAGGGGCAGCGGGTGGCGTTCCTCCTCGTCGAGGGAGAGAAAGGGGCGCAGGCCGACCATCTGCTCCCCCTGGGTACCCAGGCCGCCCAGCCGGTCGTGGCATCCGACGGGGCTGACGGCACCGTGTCCTGGTTCGACGGGGACAAGGGCTTCGGGTTCATCACCCCCGAGTCCGGCGGCCCCGATGTCTTCGTCCACGTCCGGGCGCTGACCGACGGCCTTTCCGAGCTGGACGAGGGGGACCGGGTGATGTACGACGTCGTCGTCAGCGAGAGGGGCCCTCAGGCTCGCGACGTACGCCTGGCTCGCAGCTGGACACCGGGTGGCGCACCCGCGACGTCGACGACCCGCGCCCGGGCGGGACGAGGGGAGGGGTCCGACGTTCCGGCGCGCGGCGGCGAGGGGGTGGTCGTGCGCTACGACGCGGAGCGGGGGTTCGGCTTCATCGCCCCGGACACGGGAGGCGCGGACCTGTTCGTGCACGTCTCGGTCCTTCGGGGCGCCGAGGCGCTGCACCAGGGCGATCGGGTCCGGTACCAGGTCCGACAGAGCGACCGAGGACCACAGGCGGACCGGGTCGAACGGGTCTGA
- a CDS encoding ATP-binding protein translates to MGYTRRVLDDELDELFGQVPAIAIDGPKGVGKTTTAEQHVRGLLRLDSRANRTAVEADPELALRRARPLLIDEWQKVPEVWDVVRRAVDADPSGGQFLLAGSASPSPDATAHSGAGRIGRLRMRPMTLVERGLAEPTVSLAALLAGRRTTLEGSCDLGLADYTEEIVASGFPAMRSLSARARRFQLDSYLRNAVDRDVPEQGLAVRKPESMLAWLRAYAAATATTASYSQILDAATPGQADKPARSTSIAYRDVLTSLWLIDPVPAWAPGGNLLTRLGQAPKHHLADPALAARLLGLGSDTLLEGDGTPVGPQAGTMLGHLFESLVTLCVRVPSQAAEAQVAHLRTRNGDHEIDLVLVRDDGRVLAIEVKLATTITDQDTKHLHWLTDRLGGRLLDAIIINTGPHAYRRRDGIGVIPLGLLTT, encoded by the coding sequence ATGGGCTATACACGCCGGGTGCTGGATGACGAACTGGACGAGCTTTTCGGGCAGGTTCCTGCGATCGCGATCGACGGTCCCAAGGGTGTGGGGAAGACGACCACGGCCGAGCAGCACGTGCGCGGCCTGCTCCGGCTGGACTCGCGGGCGAACCGGACGGCGGTCGAGGCCGACCCGGAGCTGGCGTTGCGGCGAGCCCGACCGCTCCTGATCGACGAGTGGCAGAAGGTGCCCGAGGTCTGGGACGTGGTCCGTCGTGCGGTGGACGCCGACCCGAGCGGTGGGCAGTTCCTGCTGGCGGGCAGCGCTTCACCATCCCCGGACGCGACCGCGCACTCCGGGGCTGGCCGGATCGGCCGGTTGCGGATGCGTCCGATGACGCTGGTCGAGCGTGGGCTGGCCGAGCCGACGGTCAGCCTGGCCGCCCTGCTCGCGGGCCGCCGGACAACGCTCGAAGGCAGCTGCGACCTGGGCCTGGCCGACTACACCGAGGAGATCGTCGCCTCAGGGTTTCCAGCGATGAGATCCCTGTCGGCTCGTGCCCGTCGGTTCCAGCTGGACTCCTACCTGCGCAACGCGGTCGACCGGGATGTGCCGGAGCAGGGTCTGGCCGTGCGCAAGCCAGAATCCATGCTGGCCTGGCTGCGGGCCTATGCCGCCGCGACCGCCACGACAGCCAGCTACTCCCAGATCCTGGACGCGGCGACTCCCGGCCAGGCTGACAAGCCGGCCCGGTCGACCTCGATCGCCTACCGGGACGTGCTGACCTCGTTGTGGCTCATCGACCCGGTCCCCGCCTGGGCCCCTGGCGGCAACCTGCTCACCAGGCTCGGTCAGGCACCCAAGCATCACCTCGCCGACCCTGCGTTGGCGGCGCGCCTCCTCGGACTGGGGTCGGACACGCTCCTGGAGGGAGACGGCACGCCCGTGGGCCCGCAGGCCGGCACCATGCTCGGCCACCTCTTCGAGTCTCTGGTCACGCTGTGCGTCCGCGTGCCGTCCCAGGCTGCCGAAGCGCAGGTCGCCCACCTGCGCACCCGCAACGGTGACCACGAGATCGACCTCGTGCTCGTCCGCGACGACGGCCGCGTCCTGGCCATCGAGGTCAAGCTGGCCACCACCATCACCGACCAGGACACCAAGCACCTGCACTGGTTGACCGACCGGCTCGGGGGCCGCCTCCTGGACGCCATCATCATCAACACCGGCCCCCACGCCTACCGCCGCCGCGACGGAATCGGCGTCATCCCACTAGGACTGCTCACCACCTGA
- a CDS encoding type II toxin-antitoxin system Phd/YefM family antitoxin, which produces MTAVSATTARANLYRLIDQVNRESEPLTITGQRGNAVLIGEDDWRAIQETLFLESVPGLSESIRQARAEGVGAGSTELDW; this is translated from the coding sequence ATGACCGCTGTGAGCGCGACCACGGCCCGGGCGAATCTGTACCGGCTGATCGACCAGGTAAACCGGGAGTCTGAGCCGCTGACCATCACCGGTCAGCGGGGCAACGCTGTGCTGATCGGAGAGGACGATTGGCGAGCGATCCAGGAGACACTGTTCTTGGAGTCGGTCCCTGGCCTGTCCGAGTCGATCCGTCAGGCTCGCGCCGAGGGTGTAGGGGCTGGATCCACCGAGCTCGACTGGTGA
- a CDS encoding ribbon-helix-helix protein, CopG family: MADDDQVTDEQIQQWADEAEAGYDVEELKRRGRGRPGRGAEPTQVIAVRLTAEEIAALEAYAAREHLSRSEAIRRALAGYAA; encoded by the coding sequence ATGGCAGATGACGACCAGGTGACGGACGAGCAGATCCAGCAGTGGGCTGACGAGGCCGAGGCTGGCTATGACGTCGAGGAGCTCAAACGCCGCGGCCGGGGCCGTCCCGGGCGCGGGGCCGAACCAACGCAGGTGATCGCCGTGCGGCTCACGGCCGAGGAGATCGCGGCGCTGGAGGCGTACGCCGCCCGGGAGCACCTGTCCCGCTCCGAGGCGATCCGACGTGCGCTGGCCGGCTACGCCGCGTGA
- a CDS encoding Txe/YoeB family addiction module toxin: MSDTSWALVYSRQAQKDAKKLASSGLRKKTQDLLDVLAEDPFATPPRYEKLVGDLAGCYSRRINIQHRLVYEVLPEERIVHVLRMWTHYE; this comes from the coding sequence GTGAGCGATACATCCTGGGCCCTGGTCTACTCACGCCAGGCCCAGAAGGACGCCAAGAAGCTGGCGTCGTCAGGCCTGAGGAAGAAGACGCAGGACCTCCTGGACGTCCTGGCGGAGGATCCGTTCGCCACGCCCCCGCGCTACGAGAAGCTCGTCGGTGACCTCGCCGGCTGCTACTCGCGGCGGATCAACATCCAGCACCGACTCGTCTACGAGGTGCTCCCGGAAGAGCGCATCGTCCACGTGCTGCGGATGTGGACTCACTACGAGTAG
- a CDS encoding helix-turn-helix domain-containing protein, producing MASSEGHRIICRLDELLKSRSMTMTQLSRTTGITMANLSILKTGKAKAVRFSTLTLICEALDCEAGQLLQLDRAAP from the coding sequence ATGGCCTCGTCTGAGGGGCACCGCATCATCTGTCGCCTTGACGAGCTCCTCAAGAGCCGTTCGATGACCATGACGCAGCTGTCCCGCACCACCGGCATCACGATGGCGAACCTGTCGATCCTGAAGACTGGTAAGGCCAAAGCAGTCCGATTCAGCACCCTGACCCTGATCTGCGAAGCACTGGACTGCGAAGCCGGGCAACTCCTCCAACTCGACCGAGCGGCGCCGTAG